One stretch of Thermococcus sp. 21S9 DNA includes these proteins:
- a CDS encoding HAD-IB family phosphatase, whose product MRLIAFDVEGTLVKARSSWVELHKKFGTWEKGKEYAELFFAGKIDYAKWAELDASLWIGRRKEEILEWADSVEYNDYAFELMEFLRENGFKIALLSSGLMCLAGRVVRELKADYVFANELIFEDGKVAGVIPRVDFEGKGAILRRLKEELKPELTIAVGDGFNDLSMFREADVAIAINPHEGVEGDHVVESLREVREIVEGLIRGR is encoded by the coding sequence ATGAGGCTTATCGCGTTCGACGTTGAGGGGACCCTTGTAAAGGCGCGCTCGAGCTGGGTCGAGCTCCACAAGAAGTTCGGCACGTGGGAGAAGGGGAAGGAGTACGCGGAGCTCTTCTTCGCAGGAAAGATTGACTACGCGAAGTGGGCCGAGTTAGACGCCTCGCTCTGGATTGGCCGGAGGAAAGAGGAAATCCTCGAGTGGGCAGACTCGGTCGAGTACAACGACTACGCCTTTGAGCTGATGGAGTTCCTGCGCGAGAACGGCTTCAAAATAGCCCTCCTCTCGAGCGGACTGATGTGTTTGGCTGGAAGGGTCGTGAGGGAGCTTAAAGCCGACTACGTTTTCGCCAACGAGCTAATCTTTGAGGACGGGAAAGTCGCAGGCGTCATTCCAAGGGTTGACTTCGAGGGGAAGGGCGCGATACTCAGAAGGCTCAAGGAGGAGCTTAAGCCGGAACTGACAATAGCGGTCGGCGACGGCTTCAACGACCTCAGCATGTTCCGCGAGGCGGACGTTGCGATAGCGATAAACCCGCATGAGGGAGTCGAAGGCGACCACGTCGTCGAGAGCCTGAGGGAAGTCAGGGAGATAGTCGAGGGACTGATAAGGGGTCGGTGA
- a CDS encoding protein-L-isoaspartate(D-aspartate) O-methyltransferase: MNLDGLWRRTVENLVREGIIRSEAVKRAFLKYPRYLFVEDKYRKYAHLDEPLPIPAGQTISAPHMVAIMLELAELKPGMNVLEIGTGSGWNASLIAELVKTDVYTIERIPELVEFARRNLERAGVKNVHVIPGDGTLGFPPKAPYDRIIVTAGAPDIPKPLVEQLKPGGKLIIPVGSYHLWQDLLEVIKLEDGSIKVKNHGGVAFVPLIGEHGWRE; the protein is encoded by the coding sequence ATGAACCTTGACGGGCTCTGGAGGAGAACCGTTGAGAACCTCGTTCGCGAGGGAATCATACGGAGCGAAGCGGTTAAACGGGCCTTTCTAAAGTACCCCCGCTACCTCTTCGTGGAGGATAAATACCGGAAGTACGCCCACCTTGACGAGCCGTTGCCGATTCCGGCCGGACAGACGATAAGCGCTCCCCACATGGTCGCGATAATGCTCGAGCTGGCCGAACTCAAACCCGGCATGAACGTCCTGGAAATAGGAACAGGGAGCGGGTGGAACGCTTCTCTTATAGCCGAGCTCGTCAAGACCGACGTCTACACCATAGAGAGAATTCCCGAGCTGGTTGAGTTCGCGAGGCGAAACCTGGAGCGCGCCGGTGTAAAAAACGTCCACGTTATTCCCGGCGACGGGACGCTCGGCTTCCCGCCGAAGGCTCCCTACGACAGGATTATCGTAACGGCCGGAGCACCGGACATACCAAAGCCCCTTGTGGAACAGCTCAAGCCCGGGGGAAAGCTCATAATCCCCGTCGGAAGCTACCACCTCTGGCAGGATTTGCTCGAGGTAATCAAGCTCGAAGATGGCTCAATTAAGGTGAAGAACCACGGGGGCGTTGCCTTCGTGCCCCTCATCGGAGAACACGGCTGGAGGGAGTAG